The Candidatus Pelagibacter sp. IMCC9063 genome has a window encoding:
- a CDS encoding class II 3-deoxy-7-phosphoheptulonate synthase: MTNWKPNSWKGKPSKHLPEYKDQDKLNNVLNELSNFPPLVFAGESRSLKEHLAKVSQGKAFLLQGGDCAESFAEFHPNNIRDFFKLFLQMSLVLTVSSGLPIVKLGRIAGQFSKPRSAPTENKDGVELPSYLGDNINSMAFDAKGREPDPERLLKAYSQSASTLNLLRAFSQGGFADLNKVHLWNMSFVKDKAKEKYQEIEQKVSDALDFMNACGITSENNRRLRTVNLFTSHEALLLPVEEAMTRIDSTTGEYHDTSAHFLWIGDRTRQLDGGHVEFCKGIKNPLGIKCGPTSDPEEIVKLTEVLNPDNEAGRITLIARFGHDKVQKFLPKLIQAIKKAGRNVIWSCDPMHGNTVKASTGFKTRPFENVISETKSFFEVHQSEGTFAGGLHIEMTGQDVTECIGGAQNITDKDLSDRYHTHCDPRLNASQALELAFLISGEIKKNSNFSKTSIKAAS, translated from the coding sequence ATGACAAACTGGAAGCCAAATAGCTGGAAAGGCAAACCGTCTAAACATTTACCTGAATACAAAGATCAGGATAAGCTTAATAATGTCTTAAATGAACTATCTAACTTTCCTCCCTTGGTATTTGCAGGAGAGTCTAGATCTTTAAAAGAGCATTTGGCAAAAGTAAGCCAAGGTAAAGCTTTTTTATTGCAGGGCGGAGATTGTGCTGAAAGTTTTGCTGAGTTTCATCCAAATAATATAAGAGATTTTTTTAAATTATTTTTGCAGATGTCGTTAGTTTTAACGGTATCTTCTGGTTTACCTATTGTAAAACTAGGTAGAATTGCTGGTCAATTTTCAAAACCAAGAAGCGCTCCCACAGAAAATAAAGATGGAGTGGAACTGCCTAGTTACTTGGGAGATAATATTAATTCTATGGCTTTTGATGCTAAAGGACGAGAGCCAGATCCAGAAAGACTATTGAAAGCATATTCTCAGTCAGCATCTACATTGAATTTATTGAGAGCTTTTTCTCAAGGAGGATTTGCAGATTTAAATAAAGTTCATTTGTGGAATATGTCTTTTGTTAAAGATAAGGCTAAAGAAAAATACCAAGAAATAGAACAAAAAGTTTCCGATGCTTTAGATTTTATGAATGCTTGCGGAATTACTTCAGAAAACAATCGAAGACTTCGTACTGTTAATCTTTTTACTAGTCATGAAGCATTATTACTTCCTGTTGAAGAGGCTATGACAAGAATAGATTCTACTACAGGCGAATATCATGATACGTCGGCACATTTTTTATGGATTGGTGACAGAACTAGACAATTAGATGGTGGACATGTTGAATTTTGCAAAGGAATTAAAAATCCATTGGGAATTAAATGTGGTCCTACTTCAGACCCAGAAGAAATTGTAAAATTAACAGAAGTTTTAAATCCTGATAATGAAGCAGGAAGAATTACTTTAATTGCAAGATTTGGTCACGATAAAGTTCAAAAATTTTTACCAAAGCTAATACAGGCTATTAAAAAAGCTGGTAGAAATGTAATTTGGTCATGTGACCCTATGCATGGAAATACAGTAAAAGCATCCACAGGATTTAAGACTAGACCTTTTGAAAATGTAATTTCTGAAACTAAAAGTTTTTTTGAAGTCCATCAATCCGAAGGTACGTTTGCAGGAGGTTTGCATATTGAAATGACAGGTCAGGATGTGACAGAGTGTATTGGAGGTGCTCAAAATATTACCGATAAAGATCTGTCCGATAGATACCATACTCATTGTGATCCTAGACTAAATGCAAGTCAGGCATTGGAGCTAGCATTCTTAATTTCAGGAGAAATTAAAAAAAACTCTAACTTTTCTAAAACTTCCATTAAAGCAGCGTCATAA
- a CDS encoding YtoQ family protein: MLNVYLAGEIHSNWREEIIQLCQKEKLEVQFSSPVTNHENSDNCGVEILGAEEKNFWKDSKGANINSIRTKKSIQDCDVVIVKFGEKYKQWNAAFDAGYASALNKSIIVIHNDDHQHALKEVDASAAAVAKDQNQAFRILKYILEGSLK; encoded by the coding sequence ATGTTAAACGTATATTTAGCCGGCGAGATACATAGTAACTGGAGAGAAGAAATTATCCAACTTTGCCAAAAAGAAAAATTAGAGGTTCAGTTTTCTTCACCTGTAACCAATCATGAAAATTCAGATAATTGTGGTGTAGAAATACTTGGTGCTGAAGAAAAAAATTTTTGGAAAGATAGCAAAGGGGCCAATATTAATTCTATTCGAACCAAAAAATCTATCCAAGATTGCGATGTTGTGATTGTTAAATTTGGTGAAAAATATAAGCAATGGAATGCAGCTTTTGATGCAGGATATGCTTCAGCTCTTAACAAATCTATTATCGTTATTCATAATGACGATCATCAGCATGCACTTAAAGAAGTAGATGCATCTGCAGCTGCAGTTGCCAAAGATCAAAATCAAGCATTCCGTATATTAAAGTATATATTGGAAGGATCTTTAAAATAG
- a CDS encoding YdcF family protein has product MNLYFYASKIITPLILPSNFFIFALIIFFYLGIVKKNERFKKIFCFFFLFFSCISLFPLGKNLIHHGLEKDYKNSKLPNHIDYIFVPSGSRERIVQAINIKNNYLPKKVQILYSSGNTSLDTKNKENPESEFVQTIISNSNIEKKDIIFLPSARNTIENFKQLKFFLTNKKNKKVLLVTSAFHMKRSLMIAKKYDIKIQGFPSFFYISSDYSSLINSYQNLRIQNNLYYFDIFFRELVGIFLVKIML; this is encoded by the coding sequence ATGAATCTTTATTTTTACGCATCTAAAATTATAACTCCATTAATTTTACCTAGTAATTTTTTTATTTTTGCACTCATTATTTTTTTTTATTTAGGCATTGTTAAGAAAAATGAAAGGTTTAAAAAAATATTTTGTTTTTTTTTCTTATTCTTTTCATGCATATCTTTATTTCCTTTAGGAAAAAACTTAATTCATCATGGTCTAGAAAAAGATTATAAAAATAGCAAACTTCCAAATCATATTGATTATATTTTTGTTCCTAGTGGTAGTAGAGAGAGAATAGTTCAAGCAATTAATATTAAAAACAACTACTTGCCTAAGAAAGTTCAAATTCTATATTCTAGTGGAAACACATCCCTAGACACTAAGAATAAAGAAAACCCAGAATCTGAGTTTGTGCAAACAATAATATCAAATTCAAATATAGAAAAAAAAGACATTATTTTTTTACCCAGCGCAAGGAATACTATTGAAAACTTTAAGCAACTAAAGTTTTTCTTAACAAATAAAAAAAATAAAAAAGTTTTATTAGTAACAAGTGCTTTTCACATGAAACGATCTTTAATGATAGCTAAAAAGTATGATATTAAAATACAAGGGTTTCCTTCTTTTTTTTATATTTCGAGTGATTATTCTAGTTTAATCAACTCCTATCAAAATTTAAGAATTCAAAATAATTTATACTATTTTGATATTTTTTTTAGAGAGCTTGTTGGTATTTTTTTAGTAAAAATTATGCTTTAA
- the glmS gene encoding glutamine--fructose-6-phosphate transaminase (isomerizing), translating to MCGIIGIASSKPVVSNIISSLKKLEYRGYDSAGIATFSNNFIDEIKCEGRVNKLEKICSKKTFAGIVGIGHVRWATHGIPNEINAHPHSNESVSVVHNGIIENSTILKKLLEKKGYKFKSQTDTEVITALLSENLKKNTPLVAIQKTLEKLHGSYALGILFKDNPDLIVGARRGSPLAVGYGHNENYLGSDSYALKSMTNKISYLEDGEICLLTKDNAEFYNSKGKKINKKILTLSEESESYEKGDFKTFMQKEIFEQPDTAKSCINEYVDHLRDDINIYNLPWDIQKIDSITLIGCGTAYHACMIAKYWLEELTSLDVVIDIASEFRYKTNKFKKNNLYIFVSQSGETADTFAALELCKKNKMKTLSIVNVVESSIARNSDLVLPIHCGAEIGVASTKAFTGQMLVLYILTLKISFLKKDINKKTFEQKIKELKKLPKLIKSTLSVESEIENISNTFANAKGSMFLGRGFAYPVAMEGALKLKELCYVHAEGYPAGEMKHGPLALIEEGIPVVVLAPRDKYYEKTLSNMQEVISRGAKVLLISNKSKDEISSENVWKTIEVEKTSDELLPFLLTLPLQILAFHSAKNKGYDIDKPRNLAKSVTVE from the coding sequence ATGTGTGGAATTATAGGAATTGCCAGCTCAAAGCCTGTTGTAAGCAATATTATTAGTTCGTTAAAAAAATTAGAGTATAGAGGTTACGATTCAGCAGGTATTGCTACATTTTCAAATAATTTTATTGATGAAATTAAATGTGAAGGAAGAGTGAATAAATTAGAAAAAATCTGTTCCAAAAAAACGTTTGCTGGAATAGTTGGTATTGGCCATGTTCGATGGGCCACTCATGGCATTCCCAATGAGATTAATGCTCATCCACATTCTAACGAAAGTGTCTCGGTAGTTCACAATGGTATTATTGAAAACTCAACTATTTTAAAAAAATTATTAGAAAAAAAAGGTTACAAATTTAAATCACAAACAGACACGGAAGTTATTACCGCTTTACTTTCAGAAAATTTAAAAAAAAATACACCTCTTGTAGCTATTCAAAAAACATTAGAAAAGTTGCATGGAAGCTACGCTTTGGGGATTTTGTTTAAAGACAATCCTGATTTAATTGTAGGAGCTAGAAGAGGCTCGCCCTTAGCGGTGGGTTATGGGCACAATGAAAACTATTTAGGTTCAGATTCTTACGCTTTAAAATCGATGACCAACAAGATTTCTTATTTAGAGGACGGTGAAATTTGCTTATTAACAAAAGACAATGCTGAATTTTACAATTCCAAAGGAAAAAAAATTAATAAAAAAATATTAACCCTATCAGAAGAGTCAGAAAGTTATGAAAAAGGTGACTTTAAAACTTTCATGCAAAAAGAAATTTTTGAACAACCCGACACAGCCAAATCTTGTATTAATGAATACGTAGATCATTTGAGAGATGATATTAATATTTATAATCTTCCTTGGGATATTCAAAAAATAGATTCGATTACGTTAATTGGTTGCGGTACTGCTTACCATGCTTGTATGATTGCTAAATATTGGTTAGAGGAACTAACTTCTTTAGATGTTGTAATTGATATAGCTTCTGAATTTCGTTACAAAACTAACAAATTTAAAAAAAATAACTTATATATTTTTGTTTCTCAATCGGGAGAAACAGCAGATACTTTTGCTGCTTTAGAGCTTTGTAAAAAAAATAAAATGAAAACATTGAGTATTGTCAATGTAGTCGAAAGCTCTATTGCAAGAAATTCTGATCTTGTACTGCCCATTCATTGTGGCGCAGAAATTGGGGTAGCTTCCACAAAAGCTTTTACTGGACAAATGCTAGTTTTGTATATTCTTACTTTAAAAATTTCTTTTTTAAAAAAAGATATTAATAAAAAAACGTTCGAGCAGAAAATAAAAGAACTAAAAAAGCTACCCAAGTTAATCAAGTCAACCTTATCAGTAGAGTCAGAAATTGAAAATATTAGCAATACCTTTGCCAATGCAAAGGGCTCCATGTTTCTTGGAAGAGGTTTTGCTTATCCCGTAGCAATGGAAGGGGCCCTTAAGTTAAAAGAGTTATGTTATGTTCATGCCGAAGGTTACCCAGCAGGTGAAATGAAACACGGTCCTTTAGCATTAATAGAAGAAGGAATACCAGTAGTAGTACTTGCACCAAGAGATAAGTATTATGAAAAAACTTTATCAAATATGCAGGAAGTTATATCGAGGGGTGCAAAAGTTCTATTGATAAGCAATAAAAGCAAAGATGAGATTAGTAGCGAAAATGTTTGGAAGACTATCGAAGTAGAAAAAACATCAGACGAACTATTGCCGTTTTTATTAACATTGCCCTTGCAGATTCTTGCCTTTCATTCTGCAAAAAACAAAGGGTACGACATTGACAAGCCTAGAAATTTAGCAAAATCAGTGACGGTTGAATAG
- the glmU gene encoding bifunctional UDP-N-acetylglucosamine diphosphorylase/glucosamine-1-phosphate N-acetyltransferase GlmU — translation MLLQEPQLGTGHAVQIFQKKNKLKNSKLIVLYGDNPLIDFYDLKNMNKQLAKNDVVIMGFKPKVNTGYGIVVEKKGKVSEIVEFKDASAIQKKIKTCNSGIMAFSSKALQLVTQIKNNNAKKEFYLTDIVKLSKKYNHKIKLINAKDAKSALGINDMNELGIAETIMQNQLRNKAMKQGVQMIAPETVFLSKDTTFGKNVKIEPHVVISSKVKIGNDVVIRSFSHIEGAVIKNKVSIGPYARIRPGTVLENNSKIGNFVETKNSKINKNSKINHLSYIGDAMIEEDVNIGAGTITCNYDGVKKSKTLIKKGSFIGSNSSLVAPVTVGKNSIIGAGSVITKNVPDNTLALTRAEQKKIKLNNKKQKK, via the coding sequence ATGCTTCTGCAGGAACCTCAACTAGGAACGGGTCATGCAGTACAAATATTTCAAAAAAAAAACAAACTGAAAAATAGCAAGTTAATAGTTTTGTATGGAGACAATCCTTTAATTGATTTTTATGATTTAAAAAATATGAATAAGCAGTTAGCCAAAAACGACGTTGTTATAATGGGCTTTAAACCAAAAGTTAATACTGGGTATGGAATTGTAGTTGAGAAAAAAGGGAAAGTTTCAGAGATTGTTGAGTTTAAAGATGCATCTGCAATTCAAAAAAAAATCAAAACTTGCAATTCTGGAATCATGGCGTTCAGCTCAAAAGCCTTGCAATTAGTCACTCAAATTAAAAATAATAATGCTAAAAAAGAGTTTTATTTGACCGACATTGTAAAACTATCAAAAAAGTATAATCATAAAATCAAGCTCATTAATGCAAAAGATGCTAAAAGCGCTTTAGGAATTAATGATATGAATGAGCTTGGAATAGCAGAAACTATTATGCAAAATCAATTACGTAACAAAGCTATGAAGCAAGGAGTTCAAATGATTGCTCCTGAAACTGTTTTTTTATCTAAGGATACAACATTTGGAAAAAATGTTAAAATTGAGCCGCATGTCGTAATTTCATCCAAAGTTAAAATTGGAAATGATGTTGTTATTCGTTCTTTTTCTCACATTGAAGGTGCTGTAATCAAAAATAAAGTTTCCATCGGACCGTATGCTAGAATTAGACCTGGAACAGTACTAGAAAACAATTCAAAAATTGGTAACTTTGTAGAGACTAAAAATTCTAAAATTAATAAAAATTCTAAAATTAATCACCTCTCCTATATTGGGGACGCTATGATTGAAGAGGATGTTAATATTGGTGCTGGCACTATCACTTGCAATTATGATGGAGTTAAAAAAAGCAAAACATTGATTAAAAAAGGATCTTTTATAGGATCCAATAGTTCTTTAGTTGCTCCTGTAACTGTAGGTAAAAATTCTATTATTGGAGCAGGGTCGGTGATCACGAAAAATGTTCCGGACAATACCTTGGCACTTACCAGGGCTGAGCAAAAAAAAATAAAGTTAAACAATAAAAAACAAAAAAAATAA
- a CDS encoding NTP transferase domain-containing protein has translation MANNLHILILAAGKGTRMKSETPKVMHTLGGTPMIDHVIIKAKLLKPFKISIMINKSLSGIKKNIPIYKCFCRNLN, from the coding sequence ATGGCAAACAATCTACATATTCTTATATTGGCAGCAGGCAAGGGAACTAGAATGAAGTCTGAAACTCCTAAAGTTATGCATACTCTAGGAGGAACTCCTATGATTGATCATGTTATTATCAAAGCAAAATTACTAAAGCCCTTTAAGATTTCTATTATGATTAATAAAAGTTTATCAGGAATAAAAAAAAATATCCCGATTTACAAATGCTTCTGCAGGAACCTCAACTAG
- a CDS encoding HAD family hydrolase: MINKAILFDLDGTLVETAPDLMSAHNHVMEKYGFEKKPLSDIRYLAGRGAATMLMRSANSRNTKTENKIDEKTQKEMTVEFIDFYSKNICKGSVINPGVIDYLKWCKDQKIHLAVCTNKMEHLTIKLLKEIKLYDYFDFIAGADTFNYRKPNPQHITSILEILNIPIENSIMIGDSETDAEASKAAKVKFILIKGGYTEKNYDQIFHDHLVGTFEEIKDLSKKILNI, encoded by the coding sequence ATGATAAATAAAGCCATTCTTTTTGATCTCGACGGAACTTTAGTTGAAACTGCTCCAGATTTAATGTCAGCACATAATCATGTTATGGAAAAATATGGATTTGAAAAAAAACCATTAAGTGACATTAGGTATTTGGCAGGAAGAGGTGCTGCAACTATGCTTATGCGATCAGCCAATTCTCGTAACACAAAAACTGAAAATAAAATTGATGAAAAGACTCAAAAAGAAATGACCGTGGAGTTTATAGACTTTTATAGCAAAAATATTTGTAAAGGTTCTGTTATTAATCCTGGGGTAATAGATTATTTAAAGTGGTGCAAAGATCAAAAAATTCATTTAGCTGTTTGCACTAATAAAATGGAGCACCTTACCATCAAGCTTTTAAAAGAAATTAAACTCTATGATTATTTTGATTTTATAGCTGGCGCTGATACATTTAATTACAGAAAGCCTAATCCACAACACATAACTTCTATTTTAGAAATCTTAAATATACCAATTGAAAACTCTATTATGATAGGTGATAGTGAAACTGATGCTGAAGCTTCCAAAGCTGCTAAGGTTAAATTTATTTTAATAAAAGGTGGCTATACAGAAAAAAACTATGATCAGATTTTTCATGATCATTTGGTTGGTACTTTTGAAGAAATAAAAGATTTATCTAAAAAAATCCTTAATATTTAA
- the prpB gene encoding methylisocitrate lyase, protein MHFIKKEPKQKREDLVTKLKTGNLLRFPGAYNALVGKLIEEIGYDGVYVSGGVMANDLGMPDIGLTTLHDVSNKSHQIARATNLPTIIDIDTGFGEAMNVSRTIETIEGLGISGCHIEDQMNPKRCGHLDNKDLVSTEEMVKKIKAAVKAKKDSNFQVIARTDANAVEGLEKTIARAQAYVDAGADIVFPEALKDEKEFEEFRKKIKVYLLSNMTEFGKSKLLTKEQLENLGYNIVIYPVTTQRLALKNVEDGLKQIFKEGHQNNVIDKMQTRKRLYELVDYEKYGEFDQSVFNFGTKGHE, encoded by the coding sequence ATGCATTTTATTAAAAAAGAACCTAAGCAAAAAAGAGAAGATCTAGTTACAAAACTAAAGACTGGAAACTTACTAAGATTTCCTGGTGCTTATAATGCTTTGGTTGGAAAACTAATTGAAGAAATTGGCTATGATGGAGTTTATGTCTCTGGAGGAGTAATGGCTAACGATCTTGGCATGCCAGATATTGGGCTTACTACTTTGCATGATGTTTCAAATAAATCTCATCAAATTGCAAGAGCAACTAACCTTCCAACTATTATAGATATTGATACAGGCTTTGGTGAAGCAATGAATGTTTCAAGAACAATTGAGACTATAGAAGGACTTGGAATATCTGGTTGTCACATTGAGGATCAAATGAATCCTAAACGATGTGGTCATCTTGATAACAAAGATCTAGTTTCGACAGAAGAAATGGTAAAAAAAATTAAAGCTGCAGTTAAAGCTAAAAAAGATAGTAACTTTCAGGTTATTGCAAGAACAGATGCTAATGCTGTTGAAGGATTAGAAAAAACTATTGCAAGAGCTCAAGCATATGTAGATGCTGGTGCTGACATTGTTTTTCCTGAAGCTTTAAAAGATGAAAAAGAATTTGAAGAATTTAGAAAAAAAATAAAGGTTTATTTACTTTCAAATATGACTGAGTTTGGAAAGTCTAAACTGCTGACTAAAGAGCAACTGGAAAATTTAGGGTATAATATTGTTATTTATCCAGTAACTACACAACGATTAGCACTCAAAAATGTTGAAGACGGGTTAAAACAAATCTTTAAAGAAGGTCATCAAAATAATGTTATTGATAAAATGCAAACTAGAAAAAGACTATATGAACTAGTTGATTATGAAAAATATGGAGAATTTGATCAATCAGTTTTTAATTTTGGCACTAAGGGTCATGAATAA